The uncultured Pseudodesulfovibrio sp. genome includes a region encoding these proteins:
- a CDS encoding amidohydrolase family protein, giving the protein MKLLIKNGLVVNADRSQKADVLIEDAAIKEVAPNLSAGPDYRVIDATDRMVIPGGIDPHTHLEMPTPVTRTADGFDNGGIAALSGGTTMVIDFINPKYGQSYLEAYDICMERAAKATCDYSYHATVTWFDEQAAKELRILAEERGINSFKHFTTYKGSLMLEPDQMLASFSLARELGALCTVHAENDEIIAYMQKKLLEKGITHPKGHVLSRPPIAEGEATYHSIALAKIAGAPLYIVHMSCEDALHAVTRARESGQEVYSESLCGHLLLDDSVYYNDDPEIAARYVMSPPFRAPEHREALWEGIRRGGHPGHGQRQLYFHPGRPQSGPERFHQDTQRRARHRRPHAHRIQRGRGQGAASPRNSSWP; this is encoded by the coding sequence ATGAAACTGCTCATCAAAAACGGCCTGGTCGTGAACGCCGACCGGTCCCAAAAGGCCGACGTGCTCATTGAGGACGCCGCCATCAAGGAAGTGGCACCCAACCTGTCCGCAGGCCCGGACTACCGCGTTATCGACGCCACCGACCGCATGGTCATCCCCGGCGGCATAGACCCGCACACCCACCTGGAAATGCCCACCCCGGTCACCCGCACCGCCGACGGGTTCGACAACGGCGGCATCGCGGCCCTGTCCGGCGGGACCACCATGGTCATCGACTTCATCAACCCCAAGTATGGCCAATCCTACCTGGAGGCCTACGACATCTGCATGGAGCGCGCGGCCAAGGCCACCTGCGACTACTCCTACCACGCCACCGTGACCTGGTTCGACGAGCAGGCCGCCAAGGAGCTGCGCATCCTGGCCGAGGAACGGGGCATCAACTCCTTCAAGCACTTCACCACCTACAAGGGCTCGCTCATGCTCGAGCCCGACCAGATGCTCGCCAGCTTCTCCCTGGCCCGCGAACTCGGCGCACTCTGCACTGTGCACGCCGAGAACGACGAGATCATCGCCTACATGCAGAAAAAGCTGCTTGAAAAGGGCATCACCCACCCCAAGGGGCACGTCCTTTCCAGGCCGCCCATCGCCGAGGGCGAGGCCACCTATCATTCCATCGCCCTGGCCAAGATCGCGGGCGCACCCCTGTACATAGTCCACATGAGCTGTGAGGACGCGTTGCACGCCGTGACCCGCGCGCGCGAGTCCGGACAGGAGGTCTACTCCGAGTCCCTGTGCGGCCACCTGCTGCTCGACGACTCGGTCTATTACAATGACGATCCCGAGATAGCCGCCCGCTACGTCATGAGCCCGCCCTTCCGTGCTCCCGAGCACCGCGAGGCCCTGTGGGAAGGCATCCGCCGCGGGGGACATCCAGGTCACGGCCAGCGACAACTGTACTTTCACCCAGGCCGACCGCAATCGGGGCCTGAACGATTTCACCAAGATACCCAACGGCGCGCCCGGCATCGAAGACCGCATGCGCATCGTATTCAGCGAGGGCGTGGCCAAGGGGCCGCATCACCCCGGAACAGTTCGTGGCCGTAA